A region from the Lysobacter sp. BMK333-48F3 genome encodes:
- a CDS encoding putative baseplate assembly protein: MSLSCCNDPRRQDVRAFHGRVGLDFVEVSADQLSLHVYFLGKLPPEFAEDGPGLLRHLRIEGGTRIGGIGIVDVDPHASEEADVDDWLVLRLDRRGDHSRYRLRLLDIQGLDPMYASAEFSFKAGCPSDLDCAPAQACVEAPPPEPALSYLAKDYASFRRLIQDRLALLSPDWQPGHVPDLGLTLIEVLAYAGDYLSYYQDAVATEAYLDTARQRISVRRHARLVDYRLHEGCNARAWVAIETSQDLDLPATALQFLSGIAADAPLPGLLDADAMRELAADSYESFQPHLADSAATLPLRSAHNRIAFYDWGRDDCCLPSGATAAVLRDRWADGEGEARALELRVGEVLLLKEAIGPRTGLEADADPQRVWPVRLVEVEPLVDDLYPAGADDPRPTPLLRVRWHADDALPFPLCLSALGPAPQCPRLREVSIALGNVVLADHGRDAPTQDLGAVPDGQSEAVCECEGQPADIELRPGRFNWSLDETPLTHREAAPAAARAASASLRQDPRAALPALRLDDSDGGAWTPAFDLLSSASEDRHVVAEIDNQGVARLRFGDDDLGKRPAAGQRFQARYRIGNGRAGNVGAHSINRVHLRDGDWSGLQLRVDNPLPAQGGSDAEPLAQARLLAPGAFRSQRLRAITADDYARLAERDPRVQRASGELVWTGSWYEADVALDPYGRVPAEAPLLGEVQAALQRVRRMGHDLHLETAVYVPIDLALEVCALPGYERGAIKAALLDRFGAGRRRDGQPGYFHPDRLSFGQPLRISALVAEAMAVPGVECARVVRLQRLFAPANRELEDGLLRLGGHEIARLDQDPNYPEHGKLAISVGGGR; encoded by the coding sequence ATGAGCCTCTCGTGCTGCAACGACCCGCGCCGCCAGGACGTCCGCGCCTTCCACGGCCGGGTCGGCCTGGACTTCGTCGAGGTCTCCGCCGACCAGTTGAGCCTGCATGTGTACTTCCTGGGCAAGCTGCCGCCCGAATTCGCCGAGGACGGCCCGGGCTTGCTGCGCCACCTGCGCATCGAAGGCGGCACCCGGATCGGCGGGATCGGCATCGTCGATGTCGACCCGCATGCCAGCGAAGAAGCCGATGTCGACGACTGGCTGGTGCTGCGCCTGGACCGGCGCGGCGACCATTCGCGCTACCGCCTGCGCCTGCTCGATATCCAGGGCCTGGACCCGATGTACGCCAGCGCCGAGTTCTCTTTCAAGGCCGGTTGCCCCTCCGACCTGGACTGCGCACCGGCGCAGGCCTGCGTCGAAGCGCCGCCGCCGGAACCGGCGCTGTCCTATCTGGCCAAGGACTACGCCAGCTTCCGCCGCCTGATCCAGGACCGGCTGGCGCTGCTGTCGCCGGACTGGCAACCCGGGCACGTGCCCGACCTCGGCCTGACCCTGATCGAAGTGCTCGCCTATGCCGGCGACTACCTCAGCTATTACCAGGACGCGGTCGCCACCGAGGCCTATCTGGACACCGCCCGTCAGCGCATTTCCGTGCGCCGTCACGCCCGCCTGGTCGACTACCGCCTGCACGAAGGCTGCAACGCCCGCGCCTGGGTCGCGATCGAGACCTCGCAGGACCTCGACCTGCCGGCGACGGCGCTGCAATTCCTCAGCGGCATCGCCGCCGACGCGCCGCTGCCCGGCCTGCTCGATGCCGACGCGATGCGCGAGCTTGCGGCCGACAGCTACGAGAGCTTCCAGCCGCACCTCGCCGACTCCGCGGCCACCCTCCCGCTGCGCAGCGCTCACAACCGGATCGCGTTCTACGACTGGGGCCGCGACGACTGCTGCCTGCCGAGCGGCGCTACCGCGGCGGTGCTGCGCGACCGCTGGGCCGACGGCGAAGGCGAAGCGCGCGCGCTGGAACTGCGCGTCGGCGAGGTGCTGTTGCTGAAAGAAGCGATCGGCCCGCGCACCGGTCTGGAAGCCGATGCCGACCCACAGCGCGTATGGCCGGTACGCCTGGTCGAAGTCGAGCCGCTGGTGGATGACCTCTATCCCGCCGGCGCCGACGACCCGCGCCCGACCCCTTTGCTGCGGGTGCGCTGGCATGCCGACGACGCGCTGCCGTTCCCGCTGTGCCTGAGCGCGCTGGGCCCGGCGCCGCAGTGCCCGCGCCTGCGCGAGGTCTCGATCGCGCTCGGCAACGTGGTCCTGGCCGATCACGGCCGCGACGCGCCGACGCAGGACCTGGGCGCGGTGCCGGACGGCCAGAGCGAAGCGGTGTGCGAATGCGAAGGCCAGCCGGCGGACATCGAACTGCGGCCGGGGCGCTTCAACTGGTCCTTGGACGAGACGCCGCTGACCCATCGCGAAGCGGCTCCCGCCGCCGCGCGCGCCGCCTCCGCCAGCCTGCGCCAGGACCCGCGCGCGGCGCTGCCGGCGCTGCGCCTGGACGATAGCGACGGCGGCGCGTGGACGCCGGCATTCGACCTGCTCTCCAGCGCGAGCGAGGACCGCCACGTGGTCGCCGAAATCGACAACCAGGGCGTCGCCCGGCTGCGCTTCGGCGACGACGATCTCGGCAAGCGCCCGGCCGCCGGGCAGCGCTTCCAGGCCCGCTACCGGATCGGCAACGGCCGCGCCGGCAACGTCGGCGCGCACAGCATCAACCGCGTGCACCTGCGCGACGGCGATTGGAGCGGCCTGCAACTGCGGGTCGACAATCCGCTGCCGGCGCAGGGCGGCAGCGATGCCGAGCCGCTGGCGCAGGCGCGCCTGCTCGCCCCCGGCGCGTTCCGCAGCCAGCGCCTGCGTGCGATCACCGCCGACGACTACGCCCGTCTGGCCGAACGCGACCCGCGCGTGCAGCGCGCCAGCGGCGAACTGGTCTGGACCGGCAGTTGGTACGAGGCCGACGTGGCGCTGGATCCTTATGGGCGCGTGCCGGCCGAGGCGCCGCTGCTGGGCGAGGTGCAGGCGGCGTTGCAGCGCGTGCGCCGCATGGGCCACGACCTGCATCTGGAAACCGCGGTGTACGTGCCGATCGACCTGGCCCTGGAGGTCTGCGCCTTGCCCGGCTACGAACGCGGCGCGATCAAGGCCGCCTTGCTCGACCGTTTCGGCGCCGGCCGCCGCCGCGACGGCCAGCCCGGCTATTTCCACCCCGACCGGCTCAGCTTCGGCCAGCCGCTGCGGATCAGCGCGCTGGTCGCCGAGGCGATGGCGGTGCCGGGCGTGGAATGCGCCCGCGTGGTCCGCCTGCAACGGCTGTTCGCGCCCGCCAATCGCGAACTCGAGGACGGCCTGCTGCGCCTGGGCGGGCACGAGATCGCGCGCCTGGACCAGGACCCCAATTATCCCGAGCACGGCAAGCTCGCGATCTCCGTCGGAGGTGGCCGATGA